The region AAAAGATTAGaattaacaatagaaaggtcttacctgAACCACTCCCACGTAAAATAACAAGATTAGCCAAAAGATTCCTGTtaaaaaggagaaacatgtccttggGCAAGATACATTGTTGCTATATAATCCTCAGTATGGAGCTTAAGATGAGTTGTCTCCTTGTGTAATCATCAGCTTTGGGcttaaagaaaataacatcttATGTGACAGACTAAggaatataggggaaaaaaagtttgtccttttctcttcctcaagagccccagacccctttctcctcctcggggaccccggacttcttatcaacctacctgaGAATTAACTCtcagttggatgccatcaccgactcaatgcctTCCCTGATAtcaagctcagttggtaaagaatccacctgcgatgcaggagacatgggttcaatccctggatggggaagagcccctggagaagggaatggctccccactccagtattcttgcctagaaaattccatggactgaggaacctggtgggctatagtccacgaggtcataaaagagtcggacaagactgagggacCAAACACGCAGAAATAGGAAACCTAGGTGGCTCCCCTGTGGCACCAGGGTCTTGTGCTCTCGTCCACACGTCCCCACCCATCTCTCTCTGCCCCGGGCCCTTCCATGCCTCTCTCTCATACAGCTTCCGATTCCTGACTACTACTTTAGATCAGCAGGGGGCCAGGCATGCTGCATTCCTGCCAAGCAAATCTGATCAGCCCAGCTCGAGTCATGTATCTACCCTGACCAATCAACTGTGCCCGAGAAGTGGCACCACATGACGCCAGGGATGATCACTAAAATTGGAAACAAACACTGTAGccccaagaaggaaatggcaacccactccagtactcttgcttggaaaattccgtggagagaggagcctggtaggctacagtccaaggggtcacaaggagttggacactacGGAGTGACTTCACTCATTCACTGCACTCAGTGTAGCCAGAGATTGACCAATCAGGTTTGAAGTTGGCCCCTGGACTACACCCTTCCCCCACCAATCCCAGAGGTGCGTTCAGTGTTAACACTTTGGATCCTGGGGTTATCAGGGCCATCCCAGAGTCCCGAGGAAGCTTCCAACAAAGGGAGGTGGGGAGTAATAGGTATTTGCCAATTAGCATAGAGctactttcataatttaatgaTAGATATGCCCATatttgagacttccctgatggcttagaaggtaaagaatctgcctacaacgtgagagacctgggttcaatccctgggttgggaagatctcctgcagaagggaatggcaaactactctaaaattcttgcctggagaattctattgatagaggctacagtccgtgaggtcgcaaagagtcaagcatgactgagcaactaacattttcactttcatgcccatATTCATGGTTGTCAGTTAATTGTCAGTTCTATTCACTCAGAAGGGATGTGGGGAATGGAACTCTTTGAGAAGGAGTAGAGATGGGTCAGGCAATGAAATTCATCTTCACTGCCCATCACACTCCCTCCTGGCTGTCTACCACGGGCAAaattcttccccttcctcctcaccTCCACCTCTCCTCTTAAGTCCCCATCAAGGTCACCTGCTCTATGGAAACCTCCCTGCCCACCTCAGCCCCAGGAGCCAAGGTCCATCTGGCTTAAATGGGCCAAGGGGCAGATTTTCATGATGGGAAAACTAGGGGGGTTGGGAGAACTGGTCAGGACAGTGGTGTGCTAGCaaatgtttaacaaccagctctcatgaaacagaaaattgaggaacttctctagtggtccagtggctaagactccaagctcccaatgcagggggcccgggttcaatccctggtcaagaaactagattccacatgccacatctGAAAATCTCACGTGCTCAAAAGAAAGATCAAAAGGTCttcaagtgctgcaactaagtccCAATGcagcaaaatgaataaatgaaagtaaatttttttaaaaaaagagaattgaatctgtatttattataaattttattggcataaatgTTTAGCATGCAACCTCCAGCAATAAAATAAGATACTCCCCACTGCTTCCATACAGCCAAAACTGAGTGTCACAGAACAACtttctcatgttttttttttttttttccactcttgtAACCCAAAGCCAATCTATGCTTACAGGTGAGAAACAAGCGAATGGAGGCTGATATTTTCCTCTAGACACAGAGACGGAACGAAACAATCAAGATGTGTGTTCACACTTcacttgctttttgatgatgCTTGGAACTTCTTTGCTAAATCAGATAATGGTTTGACAGCACTATAGAAAGACTTCCTCGATTTTTTTGTGTGCTAGTCACAATATAACAGTTACAGACAAAACCCACATAAATGTCATCTGCATGGTGAACATCTGTTTTCCCAGCACTTTTGAGTGTAGGCAATCAACAAACAGTACATCATACTGGACTTGTAAGCTTTGCCGCTTCCCCTAGTGTAAATACCATCACCATGGTCCATCTTAAGTTACTAGTGTGGTGACACTGAACACGGAGTTGACAAGCAATGTCCTGCAAAAcggaattatacagtatttccacTGCCAGATACAGTAGAGGTAAACTATCTCAAGGGCATAGAAATAAGATCACGAGAATAACAAAAATCCCATGCCTAAGGCACAGAGCAGTTTGAAGCCTCAAGATAACTCACATTGTCTAGTAAATGTACAATATATAGCAgtcataatatataaaaatattttattatccaGCAtcaggtaccacctcacaccctcCCGTATGTCCCAGTTAAACAGGGTCACACACAGTCATAGTGTAAAGCCAGCATATTAGACCACCAGCTGGGCAAAAGCTGAAGGTTTTGTCTTATCTTGTTCCTGGCTGAATCCCCAACACCTAAAACAGTGCCTGATAAATTTTGCATGAGTGAATAAAGCTCACGCAGCATAGATACTTGGACCCCCTCCCACAAGTTAGCCCCATGAGTCCcatggagtggggaggagaggggttGGAAATGAGTCTCTATTTCTCACATATTAACATAAATAAGGATGGGGAGAGGGTCTATTATATTTGCTCCTATTTCTCTAGCCTTGTACAGTGCCTGGCGTGGAGCAGAAGCTCAATAAATATGAGTTGAATGGATTAAAATAATGTACAGTGTCTGAGCTCAGCTCAGAATAAATACCGAGGGACCcagaggatcctggaggaagCGGTCAGCAGCACTGACCCCTGGCCAGCCCAGTGAGGTAGAGGAGCTGGGTCCCGTCACCTGGGGCcccaaaggaggaagggaagatgcAGTCTTGTTCCAGGAGGTGACACCTAGCCCTGGGGTCACGTGAGCTTTGACAAGGGAAGTCCGCTGGGAACTTGGGCGGCCACGCGGAAGAGGCCCCAGAGCGTGGCTTCGGCTGAGATCTGCCAGGAGAGAGGCTCCCGGATGGCGGGGCGCAGGTAGACGCTCAAGCGCTGCCCTGCATCCAGGTGCAGCAAGCCGCTCCGGAAACCAGCTGCTGAGTTCCCCGAGGGTGGGGGCGGCAAGGCCAAGGTCAGGGTCAGGGCGGCCCCGGCTTGGCGAGGCTGCAGGTCCAGGGCCACGGAGACGGAGTCGGAGCTGTTGTGGCTGCTGGCCATCACGCGCTTCAGGGTCAAGTGCAAGAAAACATAGTAGACTCCGGCCTCGGGGACCACCAGCTCTTGGGTGTGCTTGTCATAGTGCACGCCTGGCGCCAGAGTCACACCTGTCAACCCCTGCTCGCTCCGCCACTGCACCGGCCCTTCCGTCAGCTGTgctgtgggaggggaggggaaggagggttaGCCGAGCAGGCGGTGCAGGGCTGGTGGGCGGGGAGCAGAGCCCTGGGAAAGGGGGGGCGGCTCTAAGGGAGAGGCAGACGTGGGGAGGGGTCTGTGAGAAAGGTAAGGGAACTCGGAGAAGGAAAAGGGTCTCGGAGGGAAGTGGGGCTTGAGGAGGGGAAAGAGGGGctaagaagggaggaaaggattccgagggaggggggagagacTCAGAAAGCTGGAGGTTGAAGAAGCGGAGGGGTGAGACGGAGTGTCGGTGGAGGGAGAGAGACTTCCAggagccaggaggaggaggacatgTAATACCAGAAAGGATGATGGAGGGGAAAGGGGGGGTCCtagggatgggaggaaggggtttgggggggggggggccgagAGGGGATATAATGGAGGGACTGAGAAGGAGGCCGGACGAGAGGGAGAGGGCGGGGAAGCGAAGCTTGTCAGGAAGGAGCGAAGATCCTAGAGGAAAGCTAACgggagagagaaaggggtggAGAGTGAAGAAGGAGGGAATTTCAAAAAGAGGAGAGGAGGTTGCAGGAGAGTCCGGAAGGGGGAGGGAAAGGGCTGGGGAGAAGAGTCCccagaagagggagaggaaagggggacCCTCTACAGAGGGAGGCTGGGGAGCAGAGtctgggagaggaaggggcagagggAACAGGTAAAGTCTCCCgaagagggaggagaagaaggaggaggagggtctCCGGAAGCCGGGAAGGGAAGTGAGTGGTAAACAGGGTTTCCAGAAGTGAGGGAGGGGAaacagggctggggaggagggctcCGGATCTCCCAGAGTCCGGTGGGAGGGAGCCGACCCGGCTGAGATTTGCGCGGATCCAGGCCCAGCATTAAGAGGGCGGGGGTCTGAGGTGGACACAGATGGagttcagaggaggaggagacccGGAGAGGGACAGCCGAGGTTCTAAGAGGGTATGGGGAGCTTttcagagaagggagggaaagaaggtCAGAttgggtcggggggtgggggtgcttccCTCTCACGGAGCTCTCCCATTTTGTGCACCCTCCCCCCGCTCCCCCGAATCTTTAGGGAGTCACTCACCACCATCGGCCACCACCAGCTGCGCGAACACTCCCTGCTGAGAGAAAGGACAAATGGAAAGTGGATAAAGGTCCTCCTACTCGCAACACGCAGCCCCCTGGAAAGTGGGGTCCCCGGGATCTGCGCAGGCCTTGAGCCTacagtctttatggtccagtccAGTCCCTTCCCGTTCCAAAAGAACCCACCccccgcgcgcgcgcgcacacacacacgcgcgcgcgcgctgcCCCAGCCCTGGCCGTCTGCAAGGAAAGGACCCCAAAGACTTAGAACGGAAATGAGGAGACAGTCCCTCCAGGGGGCTTGACACTGCAGTCTTGAGGGAGAAAGGAGAGTACCCTACGGGTCCGGGAGAAAACCGAGGTTCTCCGCGAGTTACgaaagaaaagggaaaccccCCGATGGTTGCAGACAGTGTCCCTCGGGGTGCGCGTTGGTGAAACGGTCCCCATCTGAAGCCCGGGGTGCAGATGGGGTCTCACGAGGAGTTAGGATTAGAATGGCGCCCCCCTGGAGACCTGGATAAAGAATTGGTGCCCTCAGAAATCCAAGAAGGACGGGGGGTGGGTCTCTCTACCCTCGGCCTGGGGCGCAGAAAAGACCTCGCGGGAGGCGGGGACGCGGATGGAGAAGGGGTCCCGGGGCTGGGTACATGTCTCTCTCGGGGTCCAGATCGGGCAGTATCTCACCTGCGGAGAGTTGGGGAGGCGGGCGTGGGGGTCGGAAGTCTGCTCCAGGCCCACGGGGAGAATCGAACTGGGCGCGGGACTGGAAACCGGCGAGGCAGGGGTCCCGAGGACGCCCCAGAATCGCACCAAGCAGGTGGCGCAGGCAGCGGCAAGCAGCAGCAGCGCGGCGCTCAGAGCCCAGGGCAGCGGGTTGCAGACGCGACCCGGGGACGCGGGCGACCGCTGGGCCTCGAGGTCCGGGGTGACGACTGTGTTGGAGTGCATGGCCGGCTGCGGGCGGCTGCGAGCTGGGTCCAGCGCACGGCCTTTTATAGCTAAGCCCCGCTTTCCGGGGAGTGGCCGGTGGGGATCCCAGCGACCCGCTGGGTAGGTTGGttcccgcccgccccgccccgtgtggccccgccccgccccggccaaCTTCGGTCCAAACTTTCCCCAACTTTCTCTTCCCTGAATCTCTCTCcgtcttcttttctctctgtagcTCTCCACGCTCTGCTCCATCAAATCCTCTTGATCCCCAGTtatctctcttgcatctccctgGTTATCTCCTcgcctctctgcttctctctcttgtCTCTTTCCCCGATTTCTTATCCCTCCCTAGAGCCCCCCTCAGcactggggcttccccagggTTCCCCTAAACTCAGCACTTCTTCGAGGAGTCAAAGAAGAGCCAGGCCTCAGACCGCTTGTCCTCTGGAGCATAAGTCCTCCCGGTGGAACCCCGAGTGCTCTGCGTAGTCCTCCCTCTACTTCCCTCTCTTTTCCCGCGACCCCGGACCTTCCCTggcctgcccccacccacccacctagaCGCTTCCCGTCAGGGGCTCCCTGGACCCCACAAGCAAAAGACTGGAGAGTCCAGGTGGAGAAATTCCCCTTGTAGGAAAGGGACAATCTTGAGTTAGGCGGAGGAAACTCAAATTTCCCGTTCGCGCTCCCGTGGTGTCCGCGGGGGCGGGAGGAGGAGCGGAGATGCGGCCAAAACTCTGCCCCAAAAGAGGAAGCAACCGTGGATTGACAGATGGCCAGCCCTAGAAAAGCCCTGGGCTCCCATAGAAGCCCGGCTCTGCCCAGACCAGCAGGGTAGACCTCGCCATCCTCATTCAGGTCTCACTTCCCCTATAGCACAAGGGAGAATGGACCCGGGAATTGATCTCACCCGTCCACCAGCGGCCCAGGAAATGGGGGGAGGGGTGTTTTGGTTCAACTGAACAAAGATCGGATAGCGGCCCTGTATTCAACCTTGTATTAAGCCTCTCTGAGgaattaaaaggagaaaacacTAATGATACTGGCTCTTGTTGACACCTAGGTGTAAAACGCTTCCGTTAATACTAGCGGTTTATAAAAAAGCGCGGTGCCCAACCAGTATCACCTGGGGACTTGCTAGCTCTGCAAATTCTAGCACCTCAGCCAGATGTAGTGACATTCTGGGAACTGAAGCCGTGCAGTCAGTGTCTGATGGAGCCTTCAAGAACGTTCTGACACTTGCCCAAGTTGAAGAACCCACTGCGTTGTACCAAGGTTGTTCCTTCGCACCTGCTGTCCCCAACGCGTGGAATGTTCTTTCCCCCAGATCTGCGGTCAGCTGTCCTTTTGAGTAAAGAGGATGAATTAAAGTCCAGCGCCTACTTTTACTGTCTCCCAAAATCTCATTGCAACCATAGTTAAGGGACTGTCTTAAAACCTAAACTAAAACATGTCAGCCATGGGGTGGAATGCCAAATACACATTCCCTAGCAAAATACCACCATCAACCACCATGTCTCACACCTCAGTTATTGGTGACCTCCTGCCAACTCCAAAAGAGATGTGGTAGGTGGCAGCTAAAGTAGAAGCGTTGGTTGAAAGTAAATTCCCAAAAGAGATACCAGCTCTGCTCCCCAGTAGGGTGGAAACACAACCATTTCTTggttgcctttttttcccctccagaccACGGAAATCTCAACATTTCTGGTGGGAGGAATGCAGTTGATAACAGAAGAATCATGCTAGGATCATGTGTGAATCAAATGTGTGAACTTGAATGCAAGAGTTGAAACTGTCCCACCTTGACCCTCGCCCCCTACCCAGCAGCCAGGACCTGAAAGATGGGGATGGGTGGGATATTTTCTCAGAGGAATCTTGACCAGTCAGGAAGATAGATACAAAGATTCTGAGGACAAAGAGGCTTCACCAGATAACCATCGCTCTGCCAAGAAGCTCACAGGCCATGGGCCATTCTGTTTATTATTAAACCCCACCCCAAGGCAGCTCACAGACAAGGTTTGCCTGAGCTGACAAAAAAGAGGAATTCAGAGAACTCCCAGGCACCATCTCGGACAACCCAAATGAAAGTGTCTCTCTCTCAGGCCCCAGTTACATCACCCCTTGAAATTTCCTTACTAGCAGTTTCCACCACGTGAGATATTCTTGTTCGTTTGTTTACTTGCTCATGGTTGTTTTGCCCCAAGAAACTGTTAAGTCCCAAAGAGGAGTATCTTTGCCTGCCTGGTTTCCATGCTACCTCCAGTACCTAGAAAATTATAGGCCTTgatagtatttattgaataaaggAATCAATGAAGTATAATAGTTACCTGCATGGATTCCAGAGGTGGAAAAACCTTAGTTCACTGACattttgtgtgttttcattttgaagcAGCTGGGAAAAGTCAAAAGAAGACTCCTGACAGGTGCAAATcatgtgaaattcaaatttcagtgtccacaaataaaattatatcagcACACAGCCATGATCATTCATTTCCATACAGTCTGTGGTGATTTTTGCAATGTTCCGGCCAAACAGAGATTGTTTGGCCCACAAAGCCCCGAATGTTTACTCTCTCTGGTCTCTCAGTGGAAAATTTGCTGCCCCTGCTCTAACAGTCTTGCGTTTCAGCCCTCCAGTGTCTTGCTGTGTGGTCTGGGGCAAGCTGCttcagctctctgagcctcacttttcaCATCGCTAAATGGGAataagagtaaatcttaaagggTAGCTGAAAACTTGCTGTGAGCAGTGGCAGGCCCATGGCAAAGGTTCATTCCAGTTAAGCTGGATCACTGAGTTTTCTACAATTCCAATGGCTGgagtaaaaaaaaccaaaaaacaaaaaaactgagactccaaaagtCAAAGTCACAGTCAAGGACTTCCAGTGACTTCTGAACTCTAGATGCCAAGGAGCTTAGCAGAATTCTGTATACCCCCTCCAGGGTGGGGGAACAAGGCCTGGCAGCCTGGGGAAGGTGCAGGCCGCAGCCAGGGAGCGCCATGACGCATTGTTGTGGTCGGGACATATGACATAGACAGCCCCGCCCACCATGGAGCGCTCAGTATCAGTTGCCTAGCACCCCATGGTTCAGTAGTTGCACCTCTGTGCACAGCTGTCTCCCCAGGAGAGAGTGGGCCCTGGTTTCCCTCCCCTCTAGAGGAAGGACCTGAATTCTCTCACCATTGCCATTTCAGGGCTCAAGGGAGGGATTGGGCAGGAAGTAGTTGGAGGGGGGGAGGACCCTTCTCCCCTCTCAGACGCCCAAAAAACAGGCACCTCCTCTAGGAAGTATGCCTTGATTTTTCCTAGCCAAACTCACCTCCTTCTGAGTTCCTGACTGCCCGCCACCCTGTATGAAGTCCATTGGCCTGGATCCTTCGTGTCCCCACAGGCAAAGCCTGAAAGAGATCTTTAGTGATTACTGGGTAAGTGCACAGTGAGAGGGCATGGGACACAGCAGGGGGTTgtaaaccaagaaaaaaagaaaaatgagaagaaaagaaatgagtgaGATTGGTTTTGAGCTGAAGGAGTGTCCACACGTGTTGAAGGAGGAAATTGAAACTGAGAGAGGAATCACATTCTCCAGGTTAGGTCTCTGGAAAAGCTGGGTCCAAGTCTCCTTGACCCTGGGGAGGCCAGGGAAACACAGACCCAGCATGTGAATGTACTTGCCAGATTGTGTAAATATGACAAGGCATGATGGTGCCATTAGACTTTGTGGAGTTGGGGTTCCTACCCAGCTACTGTTGAACTGTATGTTTCCAACATAATGAGTGTTCAGGATAAGCAAAGTAGTAGTGAGGGGATGTACCTACCAGTGTGTTTCTAGTTGAGGAACAACAATGGCACAAGATCCCATCTCTGAGCCTCGCTTTTCacaccagctccaggagttggtgatggacagggaagcctggtgtgctgcagtccatggtgtggcaaagagtcagacacgaccgagctgaactgaactgaactgaaatgggaaTAAGAGAAGGTCTCAATGCATAGCTAGCTTTAAATCCCAGTTCTGTCTCAAAGCAAATGCCTTCACCTCTCTGCCTCGAGGTTCCCATCTGGGAAGTATAGCTAATACAGGGACCACCTCGTAGGATTACTGTCCTGAATCGGAAGCCAGAATGGCACCTGGCATACAGCAAGTGCTCTCTGGCATGATTGAGGCTGACGGTCTGGTGCCTCTGTGCGACTTGTAGGTAGGGATTTGATCCTGTAGATGAAGCACCAGGGTCCAGAAACGAGTGCAGATGTCTGGGCCAAAAGAGAGGCAGGAAGAATTCAGAATGGAAATAGTCAAAAGTGTCATCGAAAGAGAAATGGTCAGATTATCACTCATAGAATCAGTTCAGTAATCAAGCCATGGGGGAGGTTGAGTCATCTATTTGGGGCCCGATAGCGATCTCTAAGGgctaagaaaacaaagaatgcgGATTTGGTTTTAGAGCAAAGACATATTTGCATAGCACACATCTGGAAGGTTTATAAGAAGCttagtgggggacttccctggtaagactctgcactcctaatgcagggggcctggattcgatccctggtcagggaactagatcccacatgccacaactaacacccaGGGTggtcaaataaacaaattttttaaaaaaaggaaggaagctaAAGGTATTCAGGAGAATTATCTGAAAAAGAGATCATGAACCTTCCACTGTATAAGCTTCTGCCCACTTACATTTTCCACGTTTGCTTTGtcttggtttgtgtgtgtgtgttacgtACAGAATCGTGGTCAGGTATGAGCACATAGAAAAACCAGTggccacactcacacacacacaatttaacagaaaaagtaaaaaagagagaaagaaaccagtgACCTGGTCTATTTGGAGGAAGGGAAAATTTTCACACCAGTGACATCAAAGGTAGGAAATGGTGTTTCCCTGCTAATGGCAGTGGACAGACACAGGGATGGGGAAGACCCAAGCATACCAGGGCAGGCCCTGGGTACCCTTCAGAGGGCCCGGTCCCTGAGAAGCCAGCTCACTCTGCTGAGAAGCAAGCCAGCCTGTCCCAGGAAGGAAGCCCCAGCATGGCTAACACCTGGAAGGGACTCTCCAACTGGCCCAGAAAGGCAGCCACCAGACAGACACTGGTGTACAAAGGACATCCCAATTCAGGCAGTACACAATTACACAAACAAaggcagacacaaacacacaacacatacacatacacacactgagaCATATAATCACAGATACACAAGAGTAGCCACCAAAGCtagccacagacacacacagagacacaacaGATACATATTCAGAGCATATAGACCCAAGAAGATAAGTACACACCATAGCAGACCCACAATCACATGCATACCAGAACAGTGGTGGGGATACACCATACAGGcatacacacagtcacacactaaGACATGCCCAGAGATGCTATACTAGACACATAGCTGCCCAAGCTAGCCACAACAGCACAAAAGTCACACATGCCCTGAGTCACACATACCCACTAACACATAGCCTGAGAGAGTCTTGAAGACTCTGGGATATGCATTCAAAGACACACAGTATCAGATGCCCAAAGACCACCAAAGGCACCTAAGTCACACACTGACTGACCCAGGCTGACCTGGAAAGACTGGCAAAGACACAAATACAAGGGAGCACAACCAAAGAAACACAGGTCCCGCCCCCAGGGAAGATCCAGGGTCTTTGAGCCACCAAAGATCCACCCCCCCAGGCTCTCCTTCTGGGGGcctattcctccctccctcccttaagGAAACTCTGGGTCCCTTTCCTTGGCACTGTGGGCCGCGGGCGACCCCTGGTGGACCCAGCGCCTCGGTCCAGGGCTTCACGGAATGGGCGGGTGGGAGGAGGGTGTCTAGGCTGAAAGGATGAAAAGATGCTTCTGCGGCTACTGAAAACCTCGGAGAAAGGCGCGTGGAACAGGGAAAGGGAGACAGCGGAGCCCGGCTGGAACGGGACCAGACTGGGTCTTGGACGCGGGAACAGGGCATAGGAAGCAGGAGTGGGACTGAAGACCCTCACCCATCCCCACTCGGTGCAACCCCGAGTCCCCGCGGGGACGGTGCTCCGGGGACAGAAAAGACAGGGTAAGCCCGGAGGCGAATTCCCATTGGCCCACGCCGGACCAATGAGGAGCGGCGAGGACTCCCGGCGTGGCGGAGAGGGACAGGGCAGCCGTTGATGGAGATGGAAGGGTCCCCCCTGCCCAACCAGGCTCTCAGCTGGAGAATGACCACCAGGGAATCGCCCAAGGTCTGCAATCGCCAGCACGGAGACGTCTCTCCCAGGAGGACTCTCGTCAACTGCGATATGACTTTGACCAGCGGGACCCTGAGAACGGTGGGCTTGCCCCTCGCAGAGCTGCCCCAGTCTCCCAAGCCCTGCCCACTCCCAAGCCCCACCGCTTCCCTGTCATACTTCGTAAGCCCTTTCCACTTCCCTTTCTCCCAGGCCCCGCCCACTCTCCCGCCCTCGGCATCCCAAGCCCTGCCCATTCACcagcccctcccacttccctgtaATTCACCATAGGCACCGCCCACTTCCTAGACACCATTGTCCCAAGCCCTGCCCACCCTCCAGTCCCGCCCACTTTCCCGTAAGCTCCGCCCACTTCTCAGACCAACTTCCAAGGCCTTGCCCACTCTCACCCACTCACTTTTCTACTTTTCTCGGGCCAGCACTGCCCTCTCCCCAGGCTCCGCCTTTTTATTGTCTCCCTAGTCTGACCTTCCTGGAGACTCCAGTCTCAGTATTTTGTCCTGGGTTACACTTTTCCAGAACTCTCTGCCCCATTCCCAGTCCAGGTCTTTGAACCATCCCCACTCCTAGTCTGACTTTTCTGGAGTCCTCTGGTCTCTGAGCATTTTATCTGAGCACTTAGCCCCCACCCACTTTGTTCCTCTCCACCTTCTTCCAGACCCCACTCAAACTTTCAAGACCTTACCCCAAAATCAGTCAAGTCCCTGAATGGGATGGGGCGCCCAACTAATGGACTCAgggaggcctcagtttcctctgacCCTTAGGCCATCCTCAGGAAGGTCCCACCCCCTTGGCCATTCTCAGGGTTGCCCTGTCTCCTTGGCCATCTAGTTACTGGCCTGCAATGGGACCTCTCCCCACCCACCTTGATCTTCACCATTCAAACCAGCCTCTCCCCCACTGTGACCAGGTGCCTCTTGAGTTCTAATCCCAGTCTGCATGGGCATGCCAACCCCTTCGTTCCCCACAGTCAGTCAGTTTACCACATACCATCTTGGCCTTGCCTGAGTTGGTGGTCCGATACCAGTGCCTGTGGCCGGGAGACCCGCACAGGACGCCCCTGTTCCATCTGCTGCCACACTCCTGGACTGCCAAGCTGTTGGTGGCTTTGGACTTATTCTGTCTGATGCTGGGTGAGCCCCTCCCTACCATCCTTGAGCCCCTGCCCCATGTGGACACCCAAGAAGCCTTGGAGGGAGTCTGTCTTCCTGTGTGTCTTTATCTGAGGTTTGCTAGGCCTGGGGCTGGCTGCCTGCCCTAATGTGTGTGCTTGGGCTGTGTGTCTTCACATTTGTGTCATCAGCATATTTCTGGGATGTCTGGGTCAATGAGACTCTGCGCaaagggagcagaaggggactCTCCACAAGAATGGC is a window of Muntiacus reevesi chromosome 1, mMunRee1.1, whole genome shotgun sequence DNA encoding:
- the TNFSF9 gene encoding tumor necrosis factor ligand superfamily member 9 isoform X1 translates to MHSNTVVTPDLEAQRSPASPGRVCNPLPWALSAALLLLAAACATCLVRFWGVLGTPASPVSSPAPSSILPVGLEQTSDPHARLPNSPQQGVFAQLVVADGAQLTEGPVQWRSEQGLTGVTLAPGVHYDKHTQELVVPEAGVYYVFLHLTLKRVMASSHNSSDSVSVALDLQPRQAGAALTLTLALPPPPSGNSAAGFRSGLLHLDAGQRLSVYLRPAIREPLSWQISAEATLWGLFRVAAQVPSGLPLSKLT
- the TNFSF9 gene encoding tumor necrosis factor ligand superfamily member 9 isoform X2; translation: MHSNTVVTPDLEAQRSPASPGRVCNPLPWALSAALLLLAAACATCLVRFWGVLGTPASPVSSPAPSSILPVGLEQTSDPHARLPNSPQGVFAQLVVADGAQLTEGPVQWRSEQGLTGVTLAPGVHYDKHTQELVVPEAGVYYVFLHLTLKRVMASSHNSSDSVSVALDLQPRQAGAALTLTLALPPPPSGNSAAGFRSGLLHLDAGQRLSVYLRPAIREPLSWQISAEATLWGLFRVAAQVPSGLPLSKLT